The Thermococcus alcaliphilus genomic interval TCCCATATCAGATGGAAGTAGTAAGCAAAAACCACAGCAGGTCCAAAGTTTTTACTTTCAAGGCAGCACAACCTACAGGTTTCACCTTCCACAACGCCAACCATAGAGGCTTTAAGTTTGCACAGTTCACACTCCTCTGGAGTAGTATAAGTCTTCAAGCTCATGGGTCCTAAAGGATAAGTATTGGCATGCATTGTGTTAAGTGTTATCTCACCAAAACTTGCAGAAAAACTGTTGTAACCAGGCCCATTTCTTAGGATGGCATTAACTCCGGGGAAGAAAGGCACCGTTAAGTTCCTGTCCTCTGCCATTGCAACCATAAGAGATGTCGTTGAATTACCCGATCTGAGGAGAACCTCATGAATACCATAATCAAGTGGAATATTAAGTCTCCCTCTCTTATCGGTCCTTCCGATTTCTTCGCCATCTACTAATACAGTTATGTTAGCACCATAAAAGCCCGGAGGCATAACCACAACGATAGAAAGAGTTAGGGGTTTTTCTTCTAAGACAGCTTCTCTTGGTTTTGGTACTGCAAAGTACCCTGCTATTAAGATGAGCCCCATGAGTAGCAAAACCAACCCTCGCTTATCTTTCTTCATGTAGAAGGCAATTCCTCCAGCTCCAGTTGTAACACCGAGAACCACGAGAAGAACAGCCCAGTTAAAAGTACTAGGTTTAGGTTCTGAGGTTTCAGTTGAGGAATAACTTCTATTCTCTACAAAGAAGGAGAAGTAACCATCCGAGTCTGTCCAGACTGTTCTCCCCGAGATGTTCACAGATGCTCCAGGCACGTTTATTTTTCCATAAATAATCGTCCCATTTTTTACTCTAAGGGACTTTTTCCAGAGGAGTTTTGGCTTTAAATCACTTATGATCACTGTTTGATTCATGTAAACGTCCTCGCCGTCAAAGTAGACCGCTGTGATGTTGTACTCACCGGCCAGGAAAGTTGCGTTCCACTCCACCTCCTCCCCCCACCTCGCGAGCTTTCCGTTTATGTAGATGAAAACCGGCCCCGGGAAGCACTCCCTCGGCGTCACCCACGCCCTTAAGGTTCCACTCTCGTAGAGGAGGTGAACCTTTGGCCTCAGCTCTTCGAGGAGTATTAGCTTTCCATCTGAACCAACATAACCCCCACCGAAGTCGTGCGTGAAGGCGATTGCATAGAAGGTAGTGTAGCCCTCGGGATAGTCCCTTTTCTCCACCTTTTCAAGCGTGGGCTCTATCTCTACCTCACCGCGCCTGACTTCCAGGGTCTTGGTGGGCCCTCCGAGGGGGATAACCTCCGCTCTCCCGGCCTCCTTTTTGAGAACGGCCTCTCCAGTCCAAGTGACGTTCCTCGGGTTAAAGAGCACCAGATCCCAGTCCGAGTTCATCAGGAGAACGTAGTTTCCAAAGAGCTTAACGTGAAGGGGACGGCCTATAATCTTGAGGAAGTGGAAAGTAGCGTTTTGGGGCTCGAACATCGCAACGCCCGCCATCTCGCCCTCCATTATTGCCGCATAAATTGTGAGGTTCCCATCAACGGTTATCCCATCTGGAACGAGAGTCGAATAGTTCTCGGGAAAGCGCCATAGGTAGAACGTCCCGTTCTCAGGGAAGAGCACTCCAATACCACCCTTGGGCTCATTTTTAAACTCAACGGTGAAGTAAACCCTGTCGAGAACTGGAAAGACGTCGTAGGCTTTGAAGGTCTCATTGGGGAGGCGATAAAAGACCATGGTGCCGTTTTTAACTATTCCAACTCCACCGGTCCTGTTGAGCATGCCGGCAAAGTACGCGGTATCTCTTTTGGCATAGACGTGGATGAACTGCAAGCCGGGGTATTCCCAAGCGTAGAGAGTGTTGTTGGCCGGATTTAATGCCAGAGCCGGCCCCCAGTCAGCAGCCATATAAACTTTATCTCCAACCGAAAGGCCGTTGAGGAGGTAAGGTTGCTCCCAGTATATGAAGTGGGTTTCATTGGTCTTGAGCCACACCCTTTCTCCGTAGGTGCTGAAGTAAAGCCCATCGGGGAAGAGCCTGGGATGGAGTATTATTCCCCCAACGTCCCATACAAATATTTTTCCAGAGGATGCAAATGGTAGTATTAACAAAAAGAGGAACACAGCACACAAAGATTTTTTAGAGCTCGGGAACTTCATTAAATAAGGCAAGGAAGAGTCCCCTAAACCCATCCACAATTCCTCCTTTTGAAGTTTGGCTAAATGTTTATACAACATAAAACGATATAAAGTTTGCTTTCTCAAAAAGAATGTTTTGAAAAGCAAACTTCTATCATAAATCAAGAAATACTATTCCTTTGTAAACTTCTCAGATTATGCCCTCCTTTCTAAGCTCTTCCCTTATTCTTTCAAACTCTTCCAGTTTTCCCTGTGTAACTACCCTCTCGGGTCTGAAGGGACAGTCGCAGTAAGGATACTCAAGAAAAGCTTCATAGGTACCTATCTTCCTTGCTATCGCCACTATCTCCTCCTTGTCAAATCCCAAGAGAGGTCTATGGACTGGAAAATCCACACTCATGGTTTCAAAGTAAAGATTCGTTAGGGTTTGAGAGGCTACTTGTCCTAAAGAATCCCCCGTTACTATCCCAAGGGCACCCCGTTCTTTTGCTATCTCAGCTGCTCGTCTGAGCATAGCGACCTTGCATACTACACATGTCCATTCTCTGCGGTTGAGCTTATTCAAGGTAAAAACGTAGGGCTTAAGGATCTCAAAGTGGTTCTCCACGATCAGCTCTATTGGCTCGGGGGAGTAGTCGTTGAGGATCTCCACGACCCTCTCTACGACTTTTTTCGCGTTTTTTCCTTGGTCAAAGTGAACCGCTGTTATCTCAGCCCCTCTTTTTAGCATTAAGAATGCCGCCACTGGAGAATCTATCCCTCCGCTTAAGAGGACAACAACTTTTCCCTGCGTGCCAACGGGTAATCCACCAACGCCTCTAATCTTCTCAAAGAACACGTAGGCTTTACCATCTATTATCTCAATGCCTACGGTAAGTTCCGGGTTCTCGAGATCTACTTTCCATCCAAATTCCTTGACAATAAACGCTCCTATTTCTTTATTAACCTCCATAGATGTCTTCAAAAAAGTCTTATCCAGTCTTTGAGTTTCAACTTTAAAGCTCCTTGGATTAAACTGTCTAAGGGCCTCCTTGAGATATACAGGAACATCATCGTAGTCCATAGCTCTAGCAGGAGATACAGACACCACCCCAGGGACTTTGGCTATTATCTCCGCTGCTTCGTCCGGGGCATCAACGAGAATCCTTCCCCTTATTACCCTCACTTTTCCAATTATGCCTTTCCTCCTTAGAGCCTTCTGGATATTCTCGGCTAATTTTCTCTCAAACTCCCTTCTTTTTCTACCTTTTATTGCTATCTCTCCGTATCTTACGAGTATCACGTCAACCACCCAAATATCTCGCAAAGAGATTTTTTGCTTCTCTCTCCTCTTCAGCTCCCCTAATTACCATCCTCCCGCTTTTGAAAATCAATATCTCATAATCCTCATCTTCAAATTGAATGAATTGGGGAGTTTTTAGATATTCAATACCAAGCTTTTCGAGCTGTTTTCCAAGTTCTTCAAAGTTAACATCCATTCTTTCTGGAGGCGTTACTTGAATTGAGCCATCGCAAAGTCTTTCTATTTTTATGCGTTTTTCCAGAAATGTGAACTCCCTTCTTACACATGCAGGACAATCTTCCCTCCTAGGTACTTCAACTTTCTCAAAGTCCAGAGTTTTTGTATCAAAGAATATGAGTTCGCTTTTAACTTCTTCTCCCAACAAAATCTTCGCTGCAATACTAACGGCTATTGAAGCCGCTAGGGGTGGAACATAACTCATAATACCGGCTATTGCACAGGTGGGCATGGGTCTAGATGGCAACTTTGGCATAAAACATCTGAAGCATGCTGTTTTACCCGGAATTATCGGCATTATGTTTCCATAAGTAGATAAGACCCCCACATATATCCAAGGCTTACCGTTTTTTACTGCATAGTCGTTTATAACCTGCCTTGTGTAAATATTGTCCGTTCCATCTATTATCAGATCAGCTTCGTCAAGAAGAGCAACTGTTGAGGGGTTCAAATCCTCAAAGTAACCTTTAACTCCAAACTTCTCCTTTAGCACATCCACTTTTGGCTTTCCTATGTCCTCCTTCGTGTATATTGTCCTAGGGAGGTCGCTTTCGTCTACAAAATCCCTGTCTATGACGATTATCTCTCCAATTCCAAGTTTATGGAGGAAGTAAACTTCCCAACTCCCAAGGGCACCAGCCCCAACGACTGCCACCTTACTCTCGCTCAGCTTCCTCTGCCCTTCAATGCCTATGATAGGAAAGTGTCTCGAAAAGTCCATGCTACCTCACCGAAAAAAGTATGAAAGATGGTTTATGAATTTAATCCTTTTCAAAATTAAAGCTCCCGGAGGAGTTTATAAACCACCGAAAAATCAAGCTCCTCCATGCCCCTTTCAAAGGCGATCCTGTAGAGCTCCCTCACGGTAGCGTTGAGCGGGACTGCTTTCCTCGATGCCAGGGCCAGGTCGTAAGCGTAGGAGAGGTCTTTAACGAGGTTCTTCGCGGAGAAGTGCGTCGAATAATCATCGCCCAAGAGCTTTGCCTTCTTCGCCTTCAGCACCACCGAGTTGCCTGCGCCGTTCTCAAGCACCTCTATAAGCTCTTCCTTCGGGATTCCAGCGTTTTCACCTAAAGCTACTGCCTCACCGAGCGCCGCCATGAAGGCTCCAAGCACAAAGTTGTTTATCAGCTTGAGCTTCGTGGCCTTTCCAGGCTCCTCAAAGTGGAATATCTTCTTCCCGAGCTTCTCAAGGTAGGGACGGACTTTTTCAAAGGCCTCCCTCTCTCCGCTCACGAGGATCGTCAGTTGACCGTTTCTCGCCGGAACGACGCTCCCGATGACGGGGCTCTCAAGGTAGAAGGCTCCCACATTTCTGTACATCTCGTGGAACTCTAAGACCTTCTCGTGGTGGTTCGTGGTGGTGTCCACTACTATCTTCCCGCTGAGGTCTGCCTTTAAAAGCCTCTCCGAGACCTGCCTCACCGCTTCGCTGTCGTAGAGCGAGAGGAAGATCACGTCACACCTCTCGGCCACTTCCTCCGGAGTTCTTGCGACGTTCTTGAAACCTTTGGCCTTCTCCCTTGTCCTGTTCCAGACGAGGAGCTCGTACTCCTCTGATAACCTCTCCGCCATGGCCCTACCTATATGACCCAAGCCAATCCATCCGATCATAGACAATCACCTAAAGGGATTATTTTTCAAAATTCTTATAATCGTTATGTCAGAAATCTTAACGGTGGTGGGATGGAGTTCTTTGAAGTGCTCAAAAAGAGGCGGAGCATAAGGCGCTTTCAGGATAAACCTGTACCTAGAGAGCTTATAGAAAAGTTCCTTGAGGCTGCTTTCCTTTCGCCGAGCTCCTACAACAAGAGGCCGTGGCATTTTGTAGTTGTTGACGATAAAGAGAAGCTTGAGGCACTCTCAAGGGCTAAACTGGGAGCATCAGGTCTCAAAACGGCGCCGGTGGCGATAGTCGTTGCCGCCGATAAAAGCAGGAGCGACGTCTGGATCGAGGACGCTAGTATAGCGGCCGAGCACATCCATCTCGCCTCCTATGCTTTAGGTTTAGCTTCCTTCTGGGTGCAGATAAGGAACAGGACGCACAACGAGACCAAAACAGCAGAAGAGTACGTGAGGGAGCTTCTGGGAATTCCAGAAAACTACCGCGTGCTTTGCATAATTGGGGTGGGCTATCCAGCAGAGAACAAGCCGCCCCACGGCGATGAAGTCTTTGAATGGGAAAAGGTCAGCCACAACGAATTTGGAAAGAGGTTTAAATAGCCATCAGGGCCTTAAGCTCTTCCTTTAGCTTCTCTATTCCTTTTTCAAGCTCCTTCTTCACCAGGGTCTTTTTAAGGAGCGCCTTATCACCGTAGAGCTCCTTCATCTGGTCGAGGCACTTTCCGGAGTTGCCGAGGCACGTGGCAAAGAAAGCCGCCGCTTTGATTTTCCCCCTGTTCTGCAGAAGGTACGTCCTGATCGCGGGGGTTACTCTTCTATTCCATGTGGGGCTTCCGATTATGACGAGGTCATACTCCGAGGGATCTTTCGTAAACTCTATCTCCGTTGTCTTTTCCCTCGTGGCGTCGTAGCCAGCCCTTAGAATGCCAAGGATGCCTTTGCGGGACTTTTTGTCTATAACCTCATCGATGTCAGCACCAAGGGCCTCTGCGAGCTCTTGAGCCACTCTCTTAGTGGTCCCGCTCCGGGAGTAAAAGACGACGAGTGATTTCATGCCCTTCACCCTTTTAAACCAAAAAAGACCGGCACTCTTACTTTGTCCCCCTTCTCTTCGCGATGATATCCGAAAGGAGCTCCCCATCGACGCCAACGTTTTCCGTTTCGTTCTCGTGGATTATGACACTGACGTGGTGCACCTTGTAGACCTCTCTTATCACCTCGGTTATCCTCCTTACGAGCTCCCTCTTGGTCTCCACATCTGCCTTCGGGCCTTCAATTATTATCGTAGGCATGGGATCACCAGAATTATTTTTCATTGATTTGCCTTAAAAAGCTCTCGGGGCGGTCTTGTTTGTGGTGAGAATGTCAAGTCTTCCCAGGAGAATCTTTCCATTTTGGAAAGGATAAGAGCCATAAGTCTGCTTCATTAAGCACAGATTGGTGATGGTAATGGAAGCTAAAGTGTGCAAGTTCTGTGCCGGGGAGAGGCTCAATGATGTTGTGAAGCTCCTTGAGGAGAAGGGCTACAGCGTGAGTGTCGAGGAGTGCATAGGGCTCTGCGCAAAATATGAATGCGGAAACATAAACGTCATAGCGGGAGAGAAGGAGATATCCGTTGGGAGCTTTGAGGAGTTCATTAAAGCTTTGGAGGGCTGAAAATGGTGAAGGCCTTAGTGATAATCTCAAGCGATGACGAGAGAGCTTTACCTGGCTTTATGTGGGCAACCAATGCAATAAAACACAAATGGGTCGAGGACGTTGAGGTTATACTCTTCGGCCCGATAGAGAAGGCAGTAGCAGATGGAGACGAGCGCTTCATTCCATGGATTGAGAAGCTTAAAGAGCTTGGAAAGCTTCCAGTAGCATGTAAGAGAATCGCGGAGCTTGAGAGGTTTGAGGTTTCCCTGCAAAAATATACCAAAGTAGAGTATGTAGGAAAGATCATAGCAGAGCATTTAGAAAAAGGCTACATTCCGATGACCTTTTAATGAAAAATCCTTCAAGAAAAGCCTTTTAATTCATTTTTCCACATTTCTTGAGGTGAAAACGTGAGAAAGCCCACTATGCTCCTGATTGCACTTGTCATCTTCACAAGCTTGGTGAGCGCGAGTAGTGTAACTTATGGGAATTTGGAGTTTTACACAATCTCAAGCGAAAAAGAGCTTGAGAACTTACTTTCAGCTCATGAAGGAGAATACTTCTTCATCTTTTATCATTCAGAGACTTGTCCAGCCTGTAATTATATGAAAACCAATGTTTTCCCGACACAAAAGGCAAAGGAAGTCTTGAGGGGCATAAATTTGGTCTCAATCGATGTGTATAAGGGGAGAGCACTAACAAACCTCCAATACAAGGTTTACGGGAAAGTTCTCGTCATCCAGCCGGACAACGTGGGCTACTACACCCCAAAAGAAAATGGTGAGCTAATAAACGTCGGCGTGCCCGGGACACCAACCATGGTAATATTCAAAGTTGAAAATGGAGAGAAGATTCTGAAAGGTGTGGCCGTTGGGGCATTAAATCCCGAAGGTTTGGAATTTTTTGTGCAGAACAGCATTGGAGATGCGACGAATAGCGAGAGGTCAAGCGAAGAATCACAAGGGAAAGATGAAACCTCTTCCACAGGCAATTTATCTTTAGCAGTCCTCCTACCCATCTTCTCAGCTGGAATTCTAAGCGTGTTTTCGCCCTGTGTTCTCCCTCTTATAGCGGGAACCTTTTCACTCCTCTTTGCAAAGAGGAAGGTTGAAGTTGTCATAGCGGGTCTTGTTGTGTCTTTTTCCCTGCTTGGGGCCTTAGCAGGTAGCTTGGGTTCTTATATCGCTCAGGTTAGGGGGGCTCTCTATCTTGTAGGGGGCCTCGGTTTCATTCTGGTTGGAGCGTCCCTAGTAAGTAATACCGTTAACCAAAAACTGCTCAAATTCATTCCCTCTCCTTCAGAGAGAATTTCATCGAAGAACGGTTATGTTTACGACTTTCTATTGGGTTCTGCACTTGGAGCCACTTGGATTGGATGCATAGCACCGTATGTTGGGTTTGCTGTTATTACAGCTGCATTAAGCGGAAGCGTCTTAAAGGGAATAATGGTCATGGGCATCTACGGTCTGGGAATGGGGCTTACAATCTATTTGATCCTTAGCTCGAAAGATCTTGCCGATTGGATAAACAAAAAGTTCCTATCGAACAGACTAAGCCTAACCAAGGAGAAGAAAGCTAAGTGGGAGAAAATTCTGGGAGTTGTGATAATTCTCTTCGGAGTTCTAATGCTCACCGAACTAACTCCCCTCAAGCTCTGGAGTGCTCTATTTGAAAAGCTTGCAAAACTTTAGGGAGGTGGTCAAATGTTTAGGTATAGAAGAAAGGTCGAAATGTCTCTAAAGGAGGCCGAAGAAAAGTTGAAGGCAAAGCTTGAGGAGAAGGGATACAAGGTCGTGCTTGAATTTACGCCGAGTGAGGTCGTTAAGGCAAAGCTTGGAGTTGAGATGGAGCCATATAGAATCCTCTACGTCTGCAATCCGAAGAAGTTCTATGAGATGACAAAAGTTGAATACGAGGTTGGATCCTTTGCTCCCTGTCCAGTGCTGCTCTACGAGAAAGAAGGAAGCGTATACGTTGCCATAAACACTGCAGATGACATAGTTGAGATCATCAAGGAGCCGCTTGAGGACGTTAAGTCCGTTATAGACTCTCTTTAACCTCTTTTCCACAATTTTAATAAGGTTAAGATGCAAAATTTAATGAGGTGATTTTCATGCAAAGAGCTCTTGTGACTTTAACTCCAACTGAAAGCAAGCGTTTGATTGCCAAAGCCGTTGTCGCTATGGAAGAAGTACAAAACGCCCTCAAGAATGGTTTTGTATACATAGCAACTGGAACAACAGCCGCTTACATTGCAGAGGAAATTCTCGGCGAGAAAATTGAAAAAGAAAAATGGACCGTGGGGACAATAAGCAAGGGAAGAACGTGCGTTACCCCAAAGGCTACGTGGCCAAAGCACCTCGTCCTCTACAAGGGAAAGCCCTTTGACGACCCACTTGAAGCCCTGAAAGAGATGGGGCCCGAGGATGTTTTCATCAAAGGGGGAAACGCTATAGACGTTAATTGGAATGTTGCGGTTTTTGCAGCCGCTCCAGACGGGGGAACAATCGGCAGAACTTTTGGATGGACAATAACCAAGGGAGTATTAACCATAACCCCAATCAGCCTCGAGAAGTTCACTCCAACGCCTGTGGAAGTAAGCGCAAAGCTGACGGGAATAAAATCCTTTGACTGGGGAACAGGGCTATACTCCGCTTTGGTACCTATTCCCCACGCAATCCCTATAACCGAAGTTGAAGCCTACGAAATACTTGCCAATGTTGATGCAATCCCAATAGCCGCTGGCGGCGCTGGAGGAGCGGAAGGAAGTGTAACGCTCGTCCTTGAAGGGGACGATGAAGACATGGAGAAGGCAAAAGAAATAACGAAAGCAGTTAAAGGTGAGCCCCCATTAAAGCCATACACAGAGGACTGCTCCATCTGTCCTTTTGCAAAGATCTGCGGAATTGGCACTGGAGCTTTCTGATTTTTAATATTTTGTCACGTTCTCCAATTTTTTGTTCAAGATAAAAGTGTCCTCCTTCTTTACTGCCCCTTCCGGTATCATCAGAGGGGCGTGAACCATGGCGAGCACCATACCCTCCTTAGCCTCCATCGCCCTGTGTGGGACAACTATCGTCGTTATCGGGTCTTCCTCGATGAGAAGCCCAACGCCGTGAGTGTAGCCGGTTATGTAGTACTCCTTAAGCCCTCTGGATGTGTAGAGCTTCTCAATCTCCCGCTCCACCTGCGCGAACCTCACACCGGGCTTTGTATTCTCTACAGAAGTTATGTATGCTTCTTCCATTGCATCTATGGCATTTTTTGCCCTTTCACTTATTTCTCCCACTGGAAAAGACCTAGTTATGTTTGCGTAGTAGTGGTTCCAGTCGGCGCCTATTACCACTGAGACAACACTTCCCTCCCTAATCTTAACATCTTTGAAGGGCTCTGCATGGGCCCTTGGAGTTGCCGAGACGTAAACTTTTGGCTCCTCACTACCGTTGAGCATTAACTCTCTCACAATCTCAGCAGCAACTTCAAGCTCCGTCTTTCTAGGTTTTATTTCTTCCTCAGCTACTCTCATTCCCTTCACAGCTATTTTTCCTGCTTTTCTTATATTCTCCAGCTCCCATTTGTCTTTAATCATCCTAAGCTCCATGGAAAGTCCTCTAACGTCCACAACCTCTACATCAGGGTTGAGCTTTTTAAAGAGTTCATAAAAGAGAATGTATGCGTCTCTCTCCACGCTGAACTCCATGCCAACTCTGCTGTAACCGTTTCTCTTTATCCAGATAGTCACATTAGCCATGAGGTCTTCCGTTTTTTGAAACTCTATTACGTTTTCGATCCAGCTTCTCTGTTTGAAGAGTTCGGCTTCTCCTTTGGCAACGATTACGATTGGTT includes:
- the thiI gene encoding tRNA uracil 4-sulfurtransferase ThiI; translated protein: MILVRYGEIAIKGRKRREFERKLAENIQKALRRKGIIGKVRVIRGRILVDAPDEAAEIIAKVPGVVSVSPARAMDYDDVPVYLKEALRQFNPRSFKVETQRLDKTFLKTSMEVNKEIGAFIVKEFGWKVDLENPELTVGIEIIDGKAYVFFEKIRGVGGLPVGTQGKVVVLLSGGIDSPVAAFLMLKRGAEITAVHFDQGKNAKKVVERVVEILNDYSPEPIELIVENHFEILKPYVFTLNKLNRREWTCVVCKVAMLRRAAEIAKERGALGIVTGDSLGQVASQTLTNLYFETMSVDFPVHRPLLGFDKEEIVAIARKIGTYEAFLEYPYCDCPFRPERVVTQGKLEEFERIREELRKEGII
- a CDS encoding NAD(P)-dependent oxidoreductase; protein product: MIGWIGLGHIGRAMAERLSEEYELLVWNRTREKAKGFKNVARTPEEVAERCDVIFLSLYDSEAVRQVSERLLKADLSGKIVVDTTTNHHEKVLEFHEMYRNVGAFYLESPVIGSVVPARNGQLTILVSGEREAFEKVRPYLEKLGKKIFHFEEPGKATKLKLINNFVLGAFMAALGEAVALGENAGIPKEELIEVLENGAGNSVVLKAKKAKLLGDDYSTHFSAKNLVKDLSYAYDLALASRKAVPLNATVRELYRIAFERGMEELDFSVVYKLLREL
- a CDS encoding urease accessory protein UreH domain-containing protein; protein product: MLLIALVIFTSLVSASSVTYGNLEFYTISSEKELENLLSAHEGEYFFIFYHSETCPACNYMKTNVFPTQKAKEVLRGINLVSIDVYKGRALTNLQYKVYGKVLVIQPDNVGYYTPKENGELINVGVPGTPTMVIFKVENGEKILKGVAVGALNPEGLEFFVQNSIGDATNSERSSEESQGKDETSSTGNLSLAVLLPIFSAGILSVFSPCVLPLIAGTFSLLFAKRKVEVVIAGLVVSFSLLGALAGSLGSYIAQVRGALYLVGGLGFILVGASLVSNTVNQKLLKFIPSPSERISSKNGYVYDFLLGSALGATWIGCIAPYVGFAVITAALSGSVLKGIMVMGIYGLGMGLTIYLILSSKDLADWINKKFLSNRLSLTKEKKAKWEKILGVVIILFGVLMLTELTPLKLWSALFEKLAKL
- a CDS encoding nitroreductase family protein, translating into MEFFEVLKKRRSIRRFQDKPVPRELIEKFLEAAFLSPSSYNKRPWHFVVVDDKEKLEALSRAKLGASGLKTAPVAIVVAADKSRSDVWIEDASIAAEHIHLASYALGLASFWVQIRNRTHNETKTAEEYVRELLGIPENYRVLCIIGVGYPAENKPPHGDEVFEWEKVSHNEFGKRFK
- a CDS encoding DUF302 domain-containing protein is translated as MFRYRRKVEMSLKEAEEKLKAKLEEKGYKVVLEFTPSEVVKAKLGVEMEPYRILYVCNPKKFYEMTKVEYEVGSFAPCPVLLYEKEGSVYVAINTADDIVEIIKEPLEDVKSVIDSL
- a CDS encoding HesA/MoeB/ThiF family protein, producing the protein MDFSRHFPIIGIEGQRKLSESKVAVVGAGALGSWEVYFLHKLGIGEIIVIDRDFVDESDLPRTIYTKEDIGKPKVDVLKEKFGVKGYFEDLNPSTVALLDEADLIIDGTDNIYTRQVINDYAVKNGKPWIYVGVLSTYGNIMPIIPGKTACFRCFMPKLPSRPMPTCAIAGIMSYVPPLAASIAVSIAAKILLGEEVKSELIFFDTKTLDFEKVEVPRREDCPACVRREFTFLEKRIKIERLCDGSIQVTPPERMDVNFEELGKQLEKLGIEYLKTPQFIQFEDEDYEILIFKSGRMVIRGAEEEREAKNLFARYLGG
- a CDS encoding flavodoxin family protein, whose amino-acid sequence is MKSLVVFYSRSGTTKRVAQELAEALGADIDEVIDKKSRKGILGILRAGYDATREKTTEIEFTKDPSEYDLVIIGSPTWNRRVTPAIRTYLLQNRGKIKAAAFFATCLGNSGKCLDQMKELYGDKALLKKTLVKKELEKGIEKLKEELKALMAI
- the dmpI gene encoding 4-oxalocrotonate tautomerase DmpI, whose protein sequence is MPTIIIEGPKADVETKRELVRRITEVIREVYKVHHVSVIIHENETENVGVDGELLSDIIAKRRGTK
- a CDS encoding M24 family metallopeptidase — translated: MERKIFEKRINRFQELLKREDIDGAVIRTLSTFVYFTGTKWLRPALLIPQEGEPIVIVAKGEAELFKQRSWIENVIEFQKTEDLMANVTIWIKRNGYSRVGMEFSVERDAYILFYELFKKLNPDVEVVDVRGLSMELRMIKDKWELENIRKAGKIAVKGMRVAEEEIKPRKTELEVAAEIVRELMLNGSEEPKVYVSATPRAHAEPFKDVKIREGSVVSVVIGADWNHYYANITRSFPVGEISERAKNAIDAMEEAYITSVENTKPGVRFAQVEREIEKLYTSRGLKEYYITGYTHGVGLLIEEDPITTIVVPHRAMEAKEGMVLAMVHAPLMIPEGAVKKEDTFILNKKLENVTKY